The following is a genomic window from Pararhizobium capsulatum DSM 1112.
ATCGGGACAAGCCCCTCGCCGCCGAGCAGGCTGCCTTGTGCGGGCATTCTACGTTCGAGCGCATCGATGCCCATGGTTATGGCGGTCAGCTCTCTGCCGATTTCAAACGAATTCATTTGTATCTCGATCTCAATTACATGGGGCCGGCACATGAGCCGGAGGCCGGAAATATCAATGTTCGAAGATGGCGTCGGGATTCTTGAAGGACTTGAATTCCAGGGCGTTGCCGGCCGGGTCCTTCAGAAAGAATGTGCCCTGTTCGCCCGGTTCGTCCTCAAAGCGTACCTTCGGTTCCATGACAAACGGGTAGCCGGCATTGCGCAGGCGCGCGATCAGACCGTTCCAGCTCTCCCAGGGAAGAACCGCGCCGAAATGGTGCAACGGAACCATGTCGGTGCCGACCTTGGATGTCGCCGTCGATTTGGGGTCTTTGTTGAGATGCGCCGAAATCTGGTGACCGAAAAAGTCGAAATCGATCCAGTTTTCAGCTTCCCGGCCGACCTTGCAGCCGATGATTTCGCCATAAAAATGACGGGCGGTTTCCTTGTCGTCGATGGCGAATGCCATATGGAAAGGGATCATGCTGAACGCCTTTTGCGTGATTGGCCTGAGGAACAGCCGCGTTTATGCGTGCGGCTCTGGTGGAAAAGCTACCTTCTTGACGCTACACCGCAAGAGCCATAAAGATCGCAATTCCATGACTTAAAGGAATGAAAAAACGTGCGTGGACGCCTTTTGCCTTCACTCAACTCCATAAGAACCTTCGAAGCCGTCGCGCGACACAACAGCTTCACCCGCGCGGCCGAGGAGTTGAACGTCACTCAGAGCGCTGCCAGCCGGCTGGTTCGCAGCCTTGAAGAATATCTGCAGGTTGCGTTGTTCACGCGCCAGAGCCGCCGGATCGAACTGACGGACCAAGGCCGTTTCTACAACGAGCTGTTGCGCGACGCGCTCGACCTGAT
Proteins encoded in this region:
- a CDS encoding VOC family protein; translation: MIPFHMAFAIDDKETARHFYGEIIGCKVGREAENWIDFDFFGHQISAHLNKDPKSTATSKVGTDMVPLHHFGAVLPWESWNGLIARLRNAGYPFVMEPKVRFEDEPGEQGTFFLKDPAGNALEFKSFKNPDAIFEH